One genomic window of Acetobacter sp. includes the following:
- a CDS encoding M1 family metallopeptidase produces the protein MLKKQSSLHFVSGIGRMVLKRGMTGAKRRSLRGALLLTAFALPGSLTALHAADTGASSAPDAGRLFAPLAYPDAPNAYRSGSGRRGPQAWQNRADYDIRVTIDPTNRTLSGSEVITYTNNSPDPLDVLWVQLDQNIYREGSRADFANPERHEHHTDGIAIESVSIEDDGHSTPLVPVISDTRMQLALADPMQKGEKRKIRIVWHYTVPGEWGGRTAVSPSRNGDIYEIAQFYPRMAVYDDIRGWDTAPYLGQEFYLEYGDFDYSVTVPSRFVVAGSGVLVNPSEVLTQEQRDRLAQAAKSEQRVMIRTQAEVETALQPQPEAPPVKKGVEPDRKAETPEPATRTWHFRMANTRDVAFMASAAFLWDAAKLDLPPLSTGNEKDKQPAPRLAMSFYPVEGVGAHGWDRSTAYVKHAIEYFSSQWGPYPWPNAINAAGHGASMEYPGIAFEDAKKRDPDLFAMTTHELGHQWFPMMVGSNERRHAFMDEGFDTFIDTLASAHFNGGEFAPKRDAEYAPQTGKPAIDIVTLLKDREAPVLMAPSDTVSETYRHDLTYFKSAYGLTLLREQILGPDRFDRALRAYIKEWSFHHPTPSDFFRFMNSEAGEDLSWFWRGWYFNNWAADYAVGPVSYAGNDPKNGAIIPVINKGRLPLPVVLQVTWMDGSSARIRIPTEAWMQRSQLNVQVAGTQSVRTAILDPDRTIPDIDRSNNSFGEIPTAVPAASGH, from the coding sequence ATGCTGAAGAAACAGTCTTCTCTCCATTTCGTTTCCGGGATTGGGCGGATGGTTCTGAAACGCGGCATGACAGGCGCGAAACGGCGGAGTTTGCGGGGAGCGCTGCTGCTGACGGCCTTCGCGTTGCCCGGTTCGCTGACGGCTCTTCACGCGGCGGACACGGGAGCGTCGTCTGCTCCGGACGCGGGCAGACTCTTCGCGCCTCTGGCCTATCCCGATGCGCCGAATGCCTATCGCTCCGGCAGTGGCCGTCGGGGACCACAGGCCTGGCAGAACAGGGCTGACTACGACATCAGGGTGACGATCGACCCGACCAACCGGACGCTGTCTGGCAGCGAGGTCATCACCTACACCAACAACAGCCCGGACCCGCTGGACGTGTTGTGGGTGCAGCTTGACCAGAACATCTACAGGGAAGGTTCCAGAGCGGATTTCGCCAACCCGGAGCGCCATGAACATCATACCGACGGCATCGCCATCGAAAGCGTGTCCATCGAGGATGATGGCCATAGCACGCCGCTGGTGCCGGTCATCTCCGATACACGGATGCAGCTTGCGCTGGCCGACCCGATGCAGAAGGGCGAGAAGCGGAAAATCCGCATTGTCTGGCATTATACCGTGCCGGGCGAGTGGGGTGGCCGCACCGCCGTTTCCCCCAGCAGGAACGGCGATATCTACGAGATCGCGCAGTTCTATCCCCGCATGGCCGTTTATGATGACATCCGGGGATGGGATACCGCGCCCTATCTCGGGCAGGAGTTCTATCTGGAATACGGCGACTTCGACTACAGCGTCACCGTGCCGTCACGTTTTGTCGTCGCGGGCTCAGGTGTGCTTGTGAACCCGTCTGAGGTGCTGACGCAGGAGCAGCGTGACCGGCTGGCGCAGGCCGCAAAAAGCGAGCAGCGGGTCATGATCCGCACTCAGGCCGAGGTCGAAACCGCACTCCAGCCTCAGCCTGAAGCGCCACCCGTGAAGAAAGGCGTCGAGCCGGACAGGAAAGCGGAGACGCCGGAACCCGCGACCAGAACATGGCATTTCCGGATGGCCAATACCCGGGATGTGGCGTTCATGGCCTCCGCCGCGTTCCTGTGGGATGCCGCGAAACTGGATCTGCCGCCTCTTTCAACCGGCAACGAGAAGGACAAACAGCCAGCGCCGCGTCTGGCCATGTCCTTCTATCCGGTTGAAGGTGTCGGCGCGCATGGATGGGACCGGTCCACGGCCTATGTGAAACATGCGATCGAGTATTTTTCGTCGCAATGGGGGCCTTACCCCTGGCCGAACGCCATCAATGCGGCAGGTCACGGCGCGAGCATGGAATATCCGGGTATCGCTTTTGAGGACGCAAAAAAGCGCGATCCCGATCTGTTCGCCATGACGACCCATGAACTGGGTCATCAGTGGTTTCCCATGATGGTCGGGTCGAATGAACGGCGTCATGCTTTCATGGATGAAGGCTTTGATACGTTCATCGACACGTTGGCATCCGCCCACTTCAATGGCGGAGAGTTCGCGCCGAAACGGGATGCGGAATACGCGCCGCAAACCGGCAAACCTGCCATTGACATCGTCACCCTGCTCAAGGACAGGGAAGCGCCTGTCCTGATGGCGCCATCGGACACGGTTTCAGAGACATACCGGCACGATCTGACCTATTTCAAATCGGCTTACGGCCTGACATTGCTGAGGGAGCAGATCCTCGGACCGGACCGTTTTGACCGGGCCTTGCGCGCCTATATCAAGGAATGGTCTTTCCATCATCCCACGCCATCAGATTTCTTCCGTTTCATGAACAGTGAGGCGGGCGAGGATCTCTCATGGTTCTGGCGTGGCTGGTATTTCAATAACTGGGCAGCCGATTACGCGGTTGGGCCGGTATCCTATGCAGGGAACGATCCCAAGAACGGAGCCATCATTCCGGTCATCAACAAGGGCCGTCTGCCTTTGCCGGTGGTTTTGCAGGTGACATGGATGGATGGCAGCTCCGCCCGCATCCGCATCCCCACGGAAGCATGGATGCAGCGAAGCCAGTTGAACGTGCAGGTTGCCGGCACCCAGTCTGTTCGTACCGCCATTCTTGATCCCGACAGGACCATTCCGGACATTGACCGTAGCAACAACAGTTTTGGAGAAATCCCGACAGCCGTGCCGGCTGCTTCCGGGCATTGA
- a CDS encoding adenosine deaminase family protein, with product MQAMIRRFLPALLSLPFVTGAFAASPDSADQAAVSSRFEAIRSSPQEFSLFMRAFPKGADLHNHLVGAIYAERLLEWARADQLCVNPDTGAIGPTRCAFGFHTSKDAIPAARIMQDQALYTQTIDMLSMRNFVPSPQDRSGHDHFFATFDKFLPATSGHDADILVDALSQAARDHVTYVELMVSPQLNAVARQGSSDRISHESDIAQAEIRVVPHLNHLVRLVREETDTMERKARATMKCGTGEAAPGCHVAVRYLYQTIRTMPPGMVLAQIAFGYMLSTADSRFVGINIVGPEDNPIAMQDYTLHMQMFHTLSERWPKVKLSLHAGELSKGLVAPSGLDDHIRQAVEIAGASRIGHGVDIMQERDPYGLLTEMAQRNILVEINLSSNEQILDVKDNAHPFMTYREHGVPVALSTDDEGVSRITLTDEYLRAAKTYALSYADLKDLSRMGLEHGFVSGKSLWDTTRPFHRATACADVDAREAEPEGLCRELLTHSQKARLQWTLENQFSLFEHQVATGQPLKN from the coding sequence ATGCAGGCCATGATCCGACGTTTTCTGCCGGCTCTGCTGAGCCTTCCGTTTGTAACCGGGGCATTTGCCGCCTCGCCCGACAGCGCCGATCAGGCTGCTGTCTCAAGCCGTTTTGAAGCCATCCGCTCCAGCCCGCAGGAGTTCTCCCTCTTCATGCGGGCCTTCCCGAAAGGAGCGGACCTGCACAACCATCTGGTCGGCGCCATCTACGCGGAACGCCTGCTGGAATGGGCGAGAGCGGATCAGCTCTGCGTGAACCCGGACACGGGAGCAATCGGCCCGACGCGCTGCGCCTTTGGCTTCCATACCTCAAAGGACGCGATCCCCGCCGCCCGGATCATGCAGGATCAGGCGCTCTACACACAGACGATCGACATGCTTTCAATGCGGAATTTTGTTCCGTCTCCGCAGGACCGATCCGGACACGATCATTTTTTCGCGACCTTCGACAAGTTTCTGCCCGCCACAAGCGGTCATGACGCCGACATCCTGGTCGACGCGCTCTCTCAGGCGGCGCGGGATCATGTCACCTATGTCGAGTTGATGGTCTCGCCACAACTGAACGCCGTGGCCCGGCAGGGCTCCTCCGACAGGATCAGCCATGAAAGCGATATCGCTCAGGCGGAAATCCGCGTCGTTCCACACCTCAATCATCTGGTGAGACTGGTGCGGGAAGAGACCGACACGATGGAGCGCAAGGCCCGTGCAACCATGAAGTGCGGCACCGGAGAGGCCGCCCCCGGTTGCCACGTCGCCGTCCGCTACCTGTATCAGACGATCAGAACGATGCCTCCCGGCATGGTGCTGGCCCAGATCGCTTTCGGCTATATGCTGTCCACCGCCGACAGTCGTTTTGTCGGCATCAATATCGTCGGGCCGGAAGACAATCCGATCGCCATGCAGGATTACACCCTGCACATGCAGATGTTCCACACCCTTTCGGAACGCTGGCCGAAAGTGAAGCTCTCCCTGCATGCAGGTGAACTGTCCAAGGGACTGGTCGCGCCAAGCGGTCTGGACGACCATATAAGACAGGCTGTTGAAATCGCCGGAGCCTCACGCATCGGGCATGGCGTGGACATCATGCAGGAGCGTGATCCCTATGGCCTGCTTACGGAAATGGCGCAGAGGAATATCCTCGTCGAGATCAATCTGAGCAGCAATGAACAGATCCTTGACGTCAAGGACAACGCCCATCCGTTCATGACCTATCGCGAGCACGGGGTGCCGGTCGCCCTGTCCACGGATGATGAGGGAGTTTCGCGCATCACCCTGACCGACGAATACCTCCGGGCAGCGAAAACCTATGCCCTGTCCTATGCCGATCTGAAGGACCTGTCCCGCATGGGGCTGGAGCACGGGTTTGTCTCGGGAAAAAGCCTGTGGGACACGACAAGGCCTTTTCACCGTGCGACCGCCTGCGCGGATGTCGACGCCAGAGAAGCGGAGCCGGAGGGGCTGTGCCGGGAACTGCTCACACACAGTCAGAAAGCCCGACTGCAATGGACTCTCGAAAATCAGTTCAGCCTGTTTGAGCATCAGGTGGCGACCGGCCAGCCCCTCAAGAACTGA
- a CDS encoding purine nucleoside permease, with amino-acid sequence MWGVLSQANAASLAKIPVRVVVVTTFELGNDTGDVPGEFQHWVERLPLSEELPARGSYHEILRYNPELHVLGIVTGEGPSHMASAMTGLVLDPRFDLRKAYFLLAGIGGINPNFGSVGSAVWAPRVINGGLAHMIDAREIPSDWPDGFAPVQGASPTLHPTPALHSQWGDMGYTLNPRLVNWAYTLTHSVSLPDTPSLQASRARYRDYPAAQKPPQVMVGDTLSSETFWVGARMNAWAERWVRYWTDNQGTFATTAEEDIGLMQALSAQAKAGRVDINRVLILRTASNYDMPPPGESAAALLKEEADETGFSGFIPSLDAAWLVGSTVVRELAFHWTTYENVTAGGN; translated from the coding sequence ATGTGGGGTGTCCTGTCTCAGGCCAATGCCGCCAGCCTTGCGAAAATTCCTGTACGTGTCGTGGTTGTAACGACATTCGAGCTTGGCAATGACACGGGAGATGTGCCCGGAGAGTTCCAGCACTGGGTGGAGAGACTTCCGCTCAGTGAGGAACTGCCGGCACGAGGCAGCTATCATGAAATCCTGCGCTACAATCCCGAACTGCATGTTCTGGGCATCGTGACGGGAGAGGGACCGTCCCACATGGCCTCGGCCATGACCGGACTGGTGCTTGATCCCCGCTTCGATCTACGAAAAGCCTATTTCCTGCTTGCCGGGATCGGCGGGATCAATCCGAATTTCGGGTCTGTCGGCTCGGCTGTCTGGGCTCCGCGTGTCATCAATGGCGGGCTGGCCCACATGATCGACGCCCGGGAAATTCCCTCGGACTGGCCGGATGGTTTTGCGCCTGTGCAGGGCGCCAGTCCAACCCTGCATCCGACACCCGCGCTGCATTCCCAGTGGGGCGACATGGGCTACACGCTTAACCCTCGTCTGGTGAACTGGGCCTACACCCTGACGCACTCGGTCTCTCTCCCTGACACCCCTTCCCTTCAGGCCAGCCGCGCCCGCTACAGGGACTATCCCGCCGCGCAGAAACCACCGCAGGTCATGGTGGGTGACACGCTTTCTTCCGAAACCTTCTGGGTAGGCGCCAGGATGAACGCATGGGCGGAACGCTGGGTCAGATACTGGACCGACAATCAGGGAACGTTCGCAACGACGGCGGAAGAGGATATCGGCCTGATGCAGGCTCTCTCAGCGCAGGCCAAAGCCGGACGGGTGGATATCAACCGCGTGCTGATCCTGCGGACCGCGAGCAATTACGACATGCCGCCGCCGGGAGAGAGCGCTGCGGCCCTCCTGAAAGAAGAAGCTGATGAGACCGGTTTTTCAGGGTTCATCCCGTCTCTCGATGCGGCATGGCTGGTTGGAAGCACTGTAGTCCGGGAACTGGCGTTTCACTGGACCACTTATGAGAACGTCACGGCGGGCGGGAATTAG
- the hslO gene encoding Hsp33 family molecular chaperone HslO, translating to MDTPAFLDRDRPDVPDIVVPGGVTPFHLAGRPVRGRLVRPGKLADAILARHNHVPAVSALGGQALALVAGLASALKFQGSFSLQIKGDGPVSLLLADCTDTGALRFYARQDQEQLDALLASGKQITDRDLIGDGYLALTVDQGPDMDRHQGIVEIIGDSLAEMAMHYFQTSEQHACWTMLTARQTDAGWRSGALILERIAGGGGSEADADFSDILDAQGEDAWNTALALAGTLTDAELLDDGLPAEQLLYRLFHEEDLVVGQSRALAYGCRCSKARLSDVLSRFSDDDLDHMVEDGLIRMTCEFCNHDFCFGRHEVGMSSVAG from the coding sequence TTGGACACCCCTGCGTTTCTTGATCGCGATCGGCCGGATGTGCCGGACATCGTTGTGCCCGGGGGAGTGACGCCTTTCCATCTGGCCGGTCGACCGGTGCGCGGTCGTCTGGTCCGCCCCGGAAAGTTGGCGGACGCCATTCTTGCGCGGCATAATCATGTGCCTGCCGTCTCCGCTCTTGGTGGCCAGGCCCTTGCGCTGGTCGCGGGACTGGCCAGCGCCCTGAAATTTCAGGGGTCCTTCTCGTTGCAGATCAAGGGCGACGGACCTGTCAGTCTTCTTCTGGCGGACTGCACCGATACCGGCGCCCTGCGGTTTTACGCCCGACAGGATCAGGAGCAACTGGACGCCCTGCTTGCCTCCGGCAAACAGATCACCGACCGGGATCTGATCGGCGACGGCTACCTCGCTTTGACGGTCGATCAGGGGCCGGACATGGACCGGCATCAGGGTATTGTCGAGATTATCGGCGACAGTCTCGCAGAGATGGCGATGCATTATTTCCAGACCAGTGAGCAGCACGCCTGCTGGACCATGCTGACGGCGAGGCAGACCGATGCGGGCTGGCGATCGGGCGCGCTCATCCTTGAGCGGATCGCAGGCGGCGGCGGCTCAGAAGCGGATGCTGATTTCTCCGACATTCTTGACGCGCAGGGAGAGGATGCCTGGAACACGGCCCTTGCGCTCGCCGGGACGCTCACGGACGCGGAACTGCTCGATGACGGGCTACCTGCCGAGCAACTGCTGTATCGGCTGTTTCACGAAGAGGATCTGGTCGTTGGTCAGTCCCGGGCGCTTGCTTACGGCTGCCGCTGTTCTAAAGCGAGACTGTCTGATGTGTTGTCGCGTTTCTCCGACGACGATCTGGATCACATGGTCGAGGACGGCCTCATCCGTATGACGTGCGAGTTCTGCAATCATGATTTCTGCTTCGGCCGTCACGAGGTCGGTATGTCGTCCGTTGCGGGCTGA